The proteins below come from a single Balaenoptera musculus isolate JJ_BM4_2016_0621 chromosome 1, mBalMus1.pri.v3, whole genome shotgun sequence genomic window:
- the RPS27 gene encoding 40S ribosomal protein S27 isoform X3, protein MDVKCPGCYKITTVFSHAQTVVLCVGCSTVLCQPTGGKARLTEGCSFRRKQH, encoded by the exons ATGGATGTGAAATGCCCAG GATGCTATAAAATCACCACCGTCTTTAGCCATGCACAAACAGTAGTTTTGTGTGTTGGCTGCTCTACCGTCCTCTGCCAGCCTACAGGAGGAAAAGCAAGGCTTACAGAAG GGTGCTCCTTCAGACGGAAGCAGCACTAA
- the RPS27 gene encoding 40S ribosomal protein S27 isoform X1 — protein sequence MPLAKDLLHPSPEEEKRKHKKKRLVQSPNSYFMDVKCPGEEITCSSGESTGPQELDKGCYKITTVFSHAQTVVLCVGCSTVLCQPTGGKARLTEGCSFRRKQH from the exons ATGCCT CTCGCAAAGGATCTCCTTCATCCCTctccagaagaggagaaaaggaaacacaagaagaAGCGCCTGGTGCAGAGCCCCAATTCCTATTTCATGGATGTGAAATGCCCAGGTGAGGAGATTACTTGCAGTAGTGGGGAAAGCACTGGACCCCAAGAATTGGACAAAG GATGCTATAAAATCACCACCGTCTTTAGCCATGCACAAACAGTAGTTTTGTGTGTTGGCTGCTCTACCGTCCTCTGCCAGCCTACAGGAGGAAAAGCAAGGCTTACAGAAG GGTGCTCCTTCAGACGGAAGCAGCACTAA
- the RPS27 gene encoding 40S ribosomal protein S27 isoform X2 gives MPLAKDLLHPSPEEEKRKHKKKRLVQSPNSYFMDVKCPGCYKITTVFSHAQTVVLCVGCSTVLCQPTGGKARLTEGCSFRRKQH, from the exons ATGCCT CTCGCAAAGGATCTCCTTCATCCCTctccagaagaggagaaaaggaaacacaagaagaAGCGCCTGGTGCAGAGCCCCAATTCCTATTTCATGGATGTGAAATGCCCAG GATGCTATAAAATCACCACCGTCTTTAGCCATGCACAAACAGTAGTTTTGTGTGTTGGCTGCTCTACCGTCCTCTGCCAGCCTACAGGAGGAAAAGCAAGGCTTACAGAAG GGTGCTCCTTCAGACGGAAGCAGCACTAA